In Intestinibacillus sp. Marseille-P6563, a single genomic region encodes these proteins:
- a CDS encoding Gfo/Idh/MocA family protein, with product MERKLRFGMVGGGNGAFIGNVHRRGATMDEMAVLCAGCFTRNPEKNRAAAWAWDVTDPTRVYADFREMAEKESQREDGIDFVIIVTPTDTHYDIVKCFLEHNIHVVCDKPLCYTLEEGEELKKLADSRGLLVGLTYTYASYAIIRQAREMIEAGAIGPVINIIAEYPQDWVMLSALDSTGINGQWRMNPARAGGSACCSDIGTHLEALIHTMTGLKLERVLARLNHYKGSPLDHDVQILLEYENHIPGMLWASQIAAGYDCAVKIRVLGEQGSIEWNHTNPMEIRYARLNQPVQTLTANRIYSYDACTELCRLPAGHPEGFYEAFANVYKSFCKTLIAKMEGTDAGDYRYPTLDDGLAGIRFVQACLESDRNGNTWVSLY from the coding sequence ATGGAAAGAAAGCTTCGATTTGGTATGGTCGGCGGCGGCAATGGGGCGTTTATCGGCAACGTCCACCGGCGGGGTGCGACCATGGATGAAATGGCCGTCCTGTGCGCGGGCTGTTTCACGCGCAATCCGGAAAAGAACCGCGCGGCTGCCTGGGCGTGGGATGTCACCGACCCGACGCGCGTGTATGCCGACTTCCGCGAGATGGCGGAAAAGGAATCCCAACGCGAGGACGGCATTGATTTTGTGATTATCGTGACGCCCACCGACACCCATTACGATATTGTAAAATGTTTTCTCGAGCACAACATTCACGTCGTCTGTGACAAGCCGTTGTGCTACACCTTGGAAGAGGGCGAAGAACTCAAAAAGCTGGCCGACAGCCGCGGTCTGCTGGTCGGCCTGACCTATACCTATGCTTCGTATGCCATCATCCGGCAGGCGCGGGAGATGATCGAAGCGGGTGCCATTGGCCCGGTCATCAACATCATTGCCGAATATCCGCAGGACTGGGTCATGCTCAGTGCGCTCGACAGCACGGGCATCAATGGTCAATGGCGCATGAACCCGGCACGGGCAGGCGGTTCGGCCTGCTGCTCGGACATCGGCACCCATCTGGAAGCACTCATTCATACGATGACCGGTTTGAAGCTGGAACGCGTCCTGGCGCGCCTGAACCATTACAAGGGTTCCCCGCTCGACCACGATGTGCAAATTTTGCTGGAATATGAAAACCACATTCCGGGTATGCTGTGGGCCTCCCAGATCGCAGCCGGTTACGACTGCGCGGTCAAAATCCGTGTTCTGGGCGAACAGGGCTCGATCGAATGGAACCACACCAACCCCATGGAAATCCGCTATGCGCGGCTCAACCAGCCGGTACAGACCCTGACCGCCAACCGCATCTATTCGTACGATGCCTGCACCGAGCTGTGCCGTCTGCCGGCCGGTCATCCGGAAGGATTCTACGAAGCGTTTGCCAATGTATATAAGAGCTTCTGCAAAACGCTCATTGCCAAGATGGAAGGCACCGACGCGGGCGATTACCGGTATCCCACCCTGGACGATGGGCTGGCGGGCATCCGGTTTGTCCAGGCCTGCCTGGAATCCGACCGCAACGGCAACACCTGGGTTTCGCTCTACTAA
- a CDS encoding glycoside hydrolase family 10 protein has protein sequence MKKLRNIVAAALSLALLLPATAQAADTEERMRGVWVSSVYNLDYPSKTTTSADTLKQEADTILDNTVKAGLNTVFLQVRPTSDALYDSDIFPWSHWLTGKQGTAPENDFDPLEYWVEAAHERGLELHAWINPYRVTRDKNWDELDPSNPAKVHTDWTVKYSDGNYYYDPGIPEVRELVVDGAAEIVENYDVDGIHLDDYFYPGTDFNDAATYQKYGADFDNIDDWRRDNVNTLVAMLDEELHDIDPDIEFGISPAGVWANQSTDPRGSATNGGNESYVKAYADSLAWIEAGTVDYIIPQIYWEIGHPSANFATLTDWWIEQTKDTDVKLYIGLAAYKCHDANPPTWPTTEPIFESLEYLAARSDVAGEVFFRYGSLTTVDGLLNDLTEWYSQDHTPENAFPTHEEVLTFAGAFTLFLNALIR, from the coding sequence GTCTCTTCGGTGTATAATCTGGACTACCCCAGCAAAACCACCACTTCGGCCGACACCCTCAAGCAGGAAGCCGACACCATTCTGGACAATACCGTCAAGGCGGGACTCAATACCGTGTTTTTGCAGGTGCGTCCCACCTCAGACGCCTTGTATGACTCGGACATCTTCCCCTGGAGCCACTGGCTGACCGGCAAACAGGGCACTGCTCCGGAAAACGACTTCGATCCGCTTGAGTATTGGGTCGAAGCCGCACACGAGCGCGGACTGGAACTGCACGCCTGGATCAACCCTTACCGCGTCACACGGGATAAGAACTGGGACGAACTCGACCCGTCCAACCCGGCCAAGGTCCATACCGATTGGACGGTCAAATACTCGGACGGCAACTATTATTATGACCCCGGCATCCCGGAAGTACGCGAACTGGTTGTGGACGGCGCAGCCGAGATCGTAGAAAACTACGATGTCGACGGCATCCACCTGGACGACTATTTCTATCCGGGCACCGACTTCAACGATGCAGCGACCTATCAGAAATACGGCGCAGATTTTGACAACATCGATGACTGGCGCCGTGATAACGTCAATACGCTGGTTGCGATGCTGGATGAAGAACTGCACGACATCGACCCGGACATTGAATTCGGCATCAGCCCGGCGGGCGTCTGGGCCAACCAGTCGACCGACCCGCGCGGCTCTGCGACCAACGGCGGCAACGAAAGCTATGTAAAGGCCTATGCCGACAGCCTGGCCTGGATTGAGGCTGGCACAGTCGATTATATCATCCCGCAGATCTATTGGGAGATCGGTCACCCGTCGGCAAACTTCGCTACTCTGACCGATTGGTGGATCGAGCAGACCAAGGACACCGATGTCAAGCTGTATATCGGTCTGGCGGCATACAAATGCCATGACGCCAATCCGCCGACCTGGCCCACCACCGAACCCATCTTTGAATCGCTGGAATATCTGGCCGCACGGTCCGATGTTGCAGGTGAAGTCTTTTTCCGATATGGCTCGCTGACAACCGTGGATGGCCTGTTGAATGATCTGACCGAGTGGTACAGTCAGGACCATACCCCGGAGAACGCATTCCCCACCCACGAAGAAGTACTCACCTTCGCCGGGGCGTTTACCCTGTTTCTCAATGCCTTGATCCGCTAA
- a CDS encoding acyltransferase: MKKNLHFEIIRAVSCILVIAIHVSNIYNRSFPDLSQFSYWTALLVNAVARISVPLFFMISGALLAGREPELKKSLYRVRKYLLVTAVWFLFYLVWTTTYLQTPYSFRKVLATPPSTHLWFLYAILAIYMALPLIQALVRQLTPALTVWLLVLLGIAVGGEYILSFTPLDAKYGIPLVSEGRYFASFFLGYVLFQYRDKIKLRTRTLAAVLVASCLACVLLTGGATLLEGTHNEHFFEYRNPLIFVESAAAFLLFLRIPRLSETLTRVVTHISGNSFGIYLLHAVFLNILHREFQMTAWPAVLGIPAYTLAIFLVTDVLVTLLRKVKGVRYFF; this comes from the coding sequence ATGAAGAAGAATCTGCATTTTGAGATCATTCGCGCGGTGTCCTGTATCTTGGTCATTGCCATCCATGTGAGCAATATCTACAACCGCAGTTTCCCCGATTTATCCCAGTTCAGCTATTGGACCGCGTTGCTGGTCAATGCCGTGGCCCGGATTTCGGTGCCGCTCTTTTTTATGATCAGTGGTGCGCTGCTGGCCGGAAGGGAACCGGAACTGAAAAAAAGCCTGTACCGCGTGCGAAAATATTTGCTGGTCACAGCCGTTTGGTTTTTGTTCTATCTGGTGTGGACGACCACCTATTTGCAGACCCCGTATTCGTTCCGCAAGGTGCTGGCTACGCCGCCGAGCACCCATCTGTGGTTTTTATATGCGATTTTGGCCATCTATATGGCGCTGCCGCTGATTCAGGCGCTGGTGCGGCAGCTGACCCCGGCGTTGACTGTCTGGCTGCTTGTGCTGCTGGGCATCGCGGTAGGCGGGGAATACATCCTGTCGTTTACACCGCTGGACGCCAAATACGGCATCCCGCTGGTCAGCGAAGGCCGGTATTTTGCCTCCTTCTTTTTGGGCTATGTGCTGTTCCAGTATCGCGATAAAATCAAACTGCGCACCCGCACCTTGGCAGCCGTGTTGGTCGCCTCGTGCCTGGCCTGCGTATTGCTCACCGGGGGCGCGACGCTGCTCGAAGGCACGCACAACGAACACTTTTTTGAATACCGCAATCCGCTCATTTTTGTGGAATCCGCGGCCGCTTTTTTGCTTTTCCTGCGCATCCCACGCCTGTCCGAAACGCTGACCCGGGTGGTGACACACATTTCGGGCAATTCCTTTGGCATTTACCTGCTGCATGCCGTGTTCCTCAACATCCTGCACAGGGAGTTCCAAATGACCGCCTGGCCGGCTGTTCTGGGCATTCCAGCGTATACGCTTGCGATCTTTCTGGTTACCGATGTCCTCGTCACGCTGCTGCGCAAGGTCAAAGGCGTGCGATATTTCTTTTAA
- a CDS encoding HEPN domain-containing protein: MSRSRKGGRDSMYYYKWLDKALCDLQAARILLTWGGDPSNIAFHCQQAIEKALKGYLLFRTGRHFDGHNLTYLCRQAVQADERFTEWLDESAALNNLYIETRYPTDLPLDLSERQVRRYLRMAEDMFAAIRKELYEGGQPHRIKR; this comes from the coding sequence ATGAGTCGTAGCCGCAAGGGCGGACGGGACAGCATGTACTATTACAAGTGGCTGGACAAAGCACTGTGTGATTTGCAGGCAGCGCGCATCCTGCTGACTTGGGGCGGGGACCCGTCCAATATCGCATTCCATTGCCAGCAGGCCATCGAAAAGGCGCTCAAAGGCTATCTGCTCTTTCGGACGGGCCGCCATTTCGATGGACACAATCTGACATACCTCTGCCGCCAAGCTGTGCAGGCCGATGAACGGTTCACCGAATGGCTGGATGAAAGCGCGGCCCTCAACAATCTGTACATCGAAACGCGGTACCCGACCGACCTGCCGCTCGACCTAAGTGAACGGCAAGTACGGCGCTATCTGCGCATGGCCGAAGATATGTTTGCAGCCATTCGCAAAGAGCTGTACGAAGGCGGGCAGCCGCACCGCATCAAGCGATAA
- the rsmI gene encoding 16S rRNA (cytidine(1402)-2'-O)-methyltransferase: MTLGTLYLVATPIGNLGDFSPRARQTMEEVDFIAAEDTRVTKKLLSALQLPSKPLVSYFEHNRRQRGEEILARLLAGESCALVTDAGTPAVSDPGEDLVALCAQHDVPVIPVPGCCAAVCALAASGLPTGRWCFEGFLSVNKKARREHLDALKDEKRTMIFYEAPHKLRQTLDDLRAAFGDARRISLSREITKLHEETLRLTLAEAVDYFAENAPRGEFVLILEGAPDLPPQEDDRMERALAAVQARLEAGETLKDAVKMVSADLGVKKNALYQAALKE; this comes from the coding sequence ATGACGCTTGGCACACTTTATCTGGTTGCAACGCCCATCGGCAATCTGGGCGATTTTTCTCCGCGTGCCCGCCAGACGATGGAGGAAGTCGACTTCATCGCCGCGGAAGATACCCGCGTGACCAAAAAACTGCTGTCCGCTTTGCAGCTTCCATCCAAGCCGCTGGTCAGCTATTTTGAACACAACCGCCGCCAACGCGGCGAAGAGATCCTGGCCCGGCTGCTCGCCGGGGAATCGTGTGCGCTGGTCACCGATGCCGGCACCCCGGCGGTGTCCGATCCCGGCGAAGACCTGGTGGCTCTATGCGCCCAGCACGATGTGCCGGTCATCCCAGTGCCTGGCTGCTGTGCCGCCGTGTGCGCGCTGGCGGCCTCCGGCCTGCCCACGGGCCGCTGGTGCTTTGAAGGCTTCCTGTCGGTCAACAAAAAGGCCCGGCGCGAGCATCTGGACGCCCTCAAGGACGAAAAGCGCACCATGATCTTTTATGAAGCGCCGCACAAGCTACGCCAGACGCTTGACGACCTGCGCGCCGCCTTTGGCGATGCGCGCCGCATCTCGCTTTCGCGCGAGATCACCAAGCTGCACGAAGAGACCCTGCGGTTGACGCTGGCCGAAGCGGTCGACTACTTTGCCGAAAACGCGCCGCGCGGCGAATTTGTGCTCATCCTCGAAGGCGCGCCCGACCTGCCGCCTCAGGAGGATGACCGCATGGAACGCGCGCTGGCCGCCGTACAAGCACGGCTGGAAGCCGGGGAAACGCTCAAGGACGCAGTCAAAATGGTATCGGCCGACCTGGGCGTCAAAAAGAATGCGCTCTATCAGGCCGCGCTCAAAGAATGA
- a CDS encoding acyl-[acyl-carrier-protein] thioesterase codes for MIQFLEKDYPLTFGHIDNHGIARPSALFDIMQDAATVHADALHLGRDDLQALWVLSRLHCQMARPVDVHETIQVKTWCAGIKGATWLRAFELRVDGVCIGQALSSWVVLDPVHHHILRPTQIPAAQNYLALVPGQCPAVPGKLACGVLHEHHVHTVRYSDLDINGHMNNVKIVDVVCDGLELDRRENTFVAEIQVNYTAECMPGEAITLSVGEQEGGLTCVFGTVDGKSRFEAAARLASFA; via the coding sequence ATGATTCAGTTTTTAGAAAAGGATTATCCGCTGACATTTGGCCACATCGATAACCACGGCATTGCGCGGCCATCGGCGCTGTTCGACATCATGCAGGACGCGGCGACCGTGCATGCCGATGCGCTGCACCTGGGCCGGGACGATTTGCAGGCGCTTTGGGTGCTCTCGCGCCTGCACTGCCAGATGGCCCGGCCGGTCGATGTACATGAGACCATTCAGGTCAAGACCTGGTGCGCGGGCATCAAGGGCGCGACCTGGCTGCGTGCGTTTGAACTGCGGGTCGATGGTGTGTGCATCGGCCAGGCGCTGTCCAGTTGGGTGGTGCTCGACCCGGTGCATCATCACATCCTGCGGCCTACCCAGATCCCGGCGGCTCAAAATTATCTGGCCCTGGTACCCGGCCAGTGCCCGGCCGTGCCGGGCAAGCTGGCCTGCGGCGTGCTGCATGAGCATCACGTCCACACGGTGCGGTATTCCGATTTGGACATCAACGGCCATATGAACAACGTCAAGATCGTAGACGTGGTATGCGACGGTCTGGAACTTGACCGCCGGGAGAATACGTTTGTAGCCGAGATACAGGTCAATTATACGGCCGAATGTATGCCGGGCGAGGCGATCACGCTGTCGGTCGGCGAACAGGAAGGCGGGCTGACCTGCGTCTTTGGCACGGTCGACGGCAAGAGCCGCTTTGAAGCCGCCGCACGGCTGGCTTCTTTCGCATAA
- a CDS encoding glycosyltransferase family 2 protein, producing MSTPLVSIVVPIYNAAPNLAGCIQSIRKQRYENLEILLVNDGSEDVSLPICDMYARIDPRITVINRPNSGVSATRNYAIEHAHGDYLQFVDSDDWLDRNATRLLVERALETDCDMVIARYCRVDGEKQTVHGFLNEGPCLSQRDLARYLLEEPASFYYGVMWNKLYRRSIIENHHIRCNEEMTWSEDFLFNLEYIRYANSFCALETPIYYYRKNNKSITATKVNFLNAVKVKTSLFPYYKQLYTDIGLYEPFKPQIYRYLVSTAEHS from the coding sequence ATGTCCACACCGCTTGTCAGTATCGTGGTCCCCATCTACAATGCGGCGCCCAATTTGGCCGGCTGCATCCAGAGCATCCGCAAACAGCGGTATGAAAATCTGGAAATCCTGCTCGTCAACGACGGCAGCGAAGATGTCAGCCTGCCCATCTGCGACATGTATGCTCGTATCGACCCGCGCATCACAGTCATCAACCGTCCCAACAGCGGTGTTTCTGCCACCCGCAATTATGCCATCGAACACGCCCATGGCGACTATCTGCAATTTGTCGACAGCGACGACTGGCTGGACCGCAACGCGACCCGTCTGCTGGTCGAGCGCGCGCTGGAGACCGACTGCGACATGGTCATTGCCCGCTACTGCCGGGTAGACGGTGAAAAACAAACCGTACACGGTTTTCTCAACGAAGGTCCGTGCCTGTCCCAGCGAGATTTGGCACGCTATCTGCTCGAGGAACCGGCCAGCTTCTATTATGGCGTAATGTGGAACAAACTCTACCGCCGCAGCATCATCGAAAACCATCACATCCGCTGCAACGAAGAAATGACCTGGAGCGAAGATTTCCTATTTAATCTGGAATACATCCGCTATGCGAACTCGTTTTGTGCGCTGGAGACCCCCATCTACTATTACCGCAAAAACAACAAGAGCATCACGGCCACCAAAGTCAATTTTCTCAATGCCGTCAAGGTCAAGACCAGCCTTTTCCCCTACTACAAGCAGCTGTATACCGACATCGGTTTATATGAGCCGTTCAAGCCCCAGATCTATCGCTATCTGGTATCCACAGCCGAACACAGCTAA